A genomic window from Anaerolineae bacterium includes:
- the msrP gene encoding protein-methionine-sulfoxide reductase catalytic subunit MsrP, whose protein sequence is MIKIRSSEITPEHVYLSRRKFMKGVGALALSSAVLAACGGQDPLVSAPTATGTDPAKPEVEPDSSAPGPTQATTDELGDALTTYEAVTTYNNFYEFTTNKQGVAALAKDFKTSPWTVAVGGLVNKPKTFGIEDLWGRFTQEERIYRMRCVEGWSMVIPWLGFPLAGLLKEVEPTAKAKYVRFETLYDPKRLPGQTSAWYEWPYVEGLRLDEAMLDLTILSTGLYGKELLPQNGAPLRLVVPWKYGFKSIKSIVKIDLVEEMPTSLWMAAAPHEYGFYANVNPDVPHPRWSQSSERRIGELGRRKTLPFNGYAEEVAQLYAGMDLRKFY, encoded by the coding sequence ATGATTAAAATTCGTTCGTCTGAAATAACGCCTGAACATGTTTATCTATCCCGGCGCAAATTTATGAAGGGCGTTGGCGCCTTGGCTCTGAGTTCGGCGGTTCTGGCCGCTTGTGGCGGGCAAGACCCGCTGGTCTCCGCACCGACGGCTACCGGCACGGATCCGGCCAAACCGGAAGTTGAACCAGACTCGTCTGCCCCCGGCCCAACCCAGGCGACCACCGATGAGTTGGGCGACGCGCTGACCACTTACGAAGCGGTCACCACTTACAATAATTTTTACGAATTCACCACCAACAAACAAGGCGTGGCCGCCCTGGCCAAGGATTTTAAAACATCACCCTGGACGGTAGCGGTCGGCGGCCTGGTCAACAAACCCAAAACTTTTGGTATTGAAGACTTGTGGGGCCGGTTTACCCAGGAGGAACGTATTTATCGGATGCGGTGCGTTGAAGGTTGGTCTATGGTCATTCCCTGGCTGGGTTTTCCCCTGGCCGGATTGCTGAAGGAAGTGGAGCCGACGGCAAAGGCCAAATACGTGCGTTTTGAAACCTTGTATGACCCGAAACGATTGCCCGGCCAGACGAGCGCCTGGTATGAATGGCCCTATGTGGAAGGTTTGCGGCTGGATGAGGCGATGCTTGACCTAACAATTCTATCAACGGGACTGTATGGCAAAGAACTATTGCCGCAGAACGGCGCGCCGCTGCGGTTGGTGGTGCCGTGGAAGTATGGTTTTAAGAGCATCAAGTCAATTGTAAAGATTGACCTGGTAGAAGAAATGCCGACCTCCTTGTGGATGGCCGCAGCCCCCCACGAGTATGGCTTTTATGCCAACGTCAATCCCGACGTACCTCATCCCCGCTGGTCCCAATCTTCTGAGCGGCGGATTGGCGAATTGGGCCGGCGCAAAACCTTGCCCTTCAACGGTTACGCCGAAGAAGTGGCTCAACTCTATGCCGGGATGGATTTGAGAAAATTTTATTAA
- a CDS encoding LysM peptidoglycan-binding domain-containing protein, giving the protein MRQNEPSALLIALPIIFILLIITVVIVAALLLTDMLGVVGATTLPSPSPSLPPTPPPAGNILTTPAASATSFHSTALGFALAYPPGWRKQEQTLAVIISPSRDGLDPANFQAGALRAGIPAGNTLDHAELLRGLLVQFPPPIEVMNQGTMSLAGENWTWVEFTFGQSAQGQAGQGFAAATNKNEVGYFIVAAAPAPQWPGMQPVFQQTINSFHFTEDAVLRPTDATPPPTPTPTPTPVIYIVQSGDTLLGIALQFGVDANTLAARNGIEVPEHLQTGQKLIIPLK; this is encoded by the coding sequence ATGCGTCAAAACGAACCAAGCGCGCTCTTGATTGCGCTGCCCATCATTTTTATACTCCTCATTATCACCGTGGTCATTGTGGCGGCGCTGTTGCTCACAGACATGCTGGGCGTGGTTGGCGCGACCACTTTGCCCTCGCCCTCCCCCAGCCTTCCGCCTACCCCACCCCCGGCCGGCAATATTTTGACCACGCCTGCTGCGTCCGCCACCTCGTTTCACAGCACCGCCTTGGGTTTTGCCCTGGCCTACCCTCCCGGCTGGCGGAAACAGGAACAAACCCTGGCCGTTATCATCTCGCCCTCCAGAGACGGCCTTGATCCCGCCAACTTCCAGGCCGGCGCGCTCCGGGCCGGCATTCCGGCCGGCAATACGTTGGACCATGCCGAATTACTGCGCGGTCTGCTGGTTCAATTTCCTCCGCCCATCGAGGTGATGAATCAAGGCACGATGAGCCTGGCCGGAGAGAATTGGACCTGGGTAGAATTCACTTTTGGCCAGTCGGCCCAGGGCCAGGCGGGGCAAGGCTTTGCCGCCGCTACAAACAAAAATGAAGTGGGCTATTTTATTGTGGCTGCCGCGCCTGCTCCGCAGTGGCCAGGCATGCAACCTGTTTTTCAACAAACTATCAACAGCTTTCATTTTACCGAAGACGCGGTCCTCCGCCCCACCGACGCCACCCCACCGCCCACCCCCACCCCCACCCCCACCCCCGTCATCTACATTGTGCAATCCGGCGACACCCTGCTGGGCATTGCCCTTCAATTTGGGGTTGACGCCAATACATTGGCCGCCAGAAACGGCATTGAAGTGCCCGAACACTTACAAACCGGCCAAAAATTGATCATTCCCCTCAAATAA